In bacterium, one DNA window encodes the following:
- a CDS encoding ComF family protein — protein sequence MFKNLFRLIVDFLFPSVCLICGRFLKEEEKEAVCPKCWAEIQLIHPPWCERCGLPLAPSFEGISAPLCRGCREGKRCFHQARAVGIYEGILRKTIHLFKFGQKEALARLLGGLMAEYPDQYWPELKVDFILPVPLHRRRLRSRGFNQAELLSKIVSLNLNLPLLTGNLLRTRFTIPQIELTKEQRLTNLKGAFKVRRREEIEGRSLLLIDDVFTTGATMNECSRALLEAGAAKVYCLALARPV from the coding sequence GTGTTCAAAAACCTTTTTCGACTGATAGTCGACTTCCTTTTCCCTTCGGTTTGCTTGATCTGCGGCCGCTTTTTGAAGGAGGAAGAAAAAGAGGCGGTTTGTCCTAAATGTTGGGCAGAGATTCAATTGATTCATCCTCCGTGGTGTGAGCGATGTGGACTTCCACTCGCTCCCTCCTTTGAAGGAATCTCTGCCCCTCTTTGTCGGGGATGCAGGGAAGGGAAAAGGTGTTTTCACCAGGCCCGGGCGGTAGGCATCTATGAGGGGATTTTAAGGAAAACCATTCACCTGTTTAAATTTGGTCAAAAAGAAGCTCTGGCTCGACTCCTGGGGGGACTCATGGCGGAATACCCGGATCAATATTGGCCTGAGCTTAAGGTTGATTTTATCCTGCCTGTGCCTCTTCATCGGAGACGGCTTAGGTCCCGCGGATTTAACCAGGCTGAGCTTCTGTCTAAGATAGTAAGTCTCAACCTGAATCTGCCTCTTTTAACAGGAAATCTTCTTAGAACACGGTTCACTATTCCTCAGATTGAACTGACCAAAGAGCAAAGATTGACCAATCTTAAAGGGGCTTTTAAGGTAAGACGTCGGGAAGAAATAGAAGGCCGTTCCCTTCTTTTAATTGATGATGTCTTTACGACTGGGGCGACTATGAATGAGTGCAGCCGGGCATTACTGGAAGCTGGAGCAGCTAAAGTCTACTGCCTGGCCCTGGCCCGGCCGGTTTAG
- a CDS encoding AURKAIP1/COX24 domain-containing protein, protein MSSVVKKRRKKIRKHKYKKLRKRTKIQRRRLGK, encoded by the coding sequence ATGTCCAGTGTAGTTAAAAAGAGAAGAAAAAAGATCAGGAAGCATAAGTATAAAAAATTACGAAAACGGACCAAGATACAACGTCGGCGGTTAGGGAAATAG
- a CDS encoding radical SAM protein, producing MGKQSEIAGTYEMGAESEIGIIRHPKSKGPAHINIEVTNDCNLHCVMCPGRRMPRPVGYMKMAIYQKICDEAIRIGTRSFLLYLSGEPLLHPELPQMIKYAKEAGLDFVGLSTNATLLTEEKARQLLGSGIDRLTISLDGVNKETYESLRIGAKFDQVIKNVQGLLKVRQELVAGTHIELQIIKMKETVAEIPDFIRKWRARLDVAHGDTIRIQYFDTWAGQVKDRSAYLPMVIDGQEIDQLPYIKYVDTLGFETKQKRPCGRLRHALDIYWNGDVVLCCRDLLGKSIFGNVDKEGIMGVWEGSRRQEILEADLSGDYSRIPLCANCRERHFYPYP from the coding sequence ATGGGCAAACAATCCGAAATAGCGGGTACCTACGAAATGGGTGCGGAATCCGAAATCGGAATAATCCGCCATCCAAAATCGAAAGGCCCTGCCCATATCAATATCGAAGTTACCAATGACTGCAACCTCCACTGTGTCATGTGTCCGGGAAGAAGAATGCCGCGGCCGGTAGGTTATATGAAGATGGCCATCTACCAGAAGATATGCGATGAGGCCATCAGGATTGGAACCAGGTCTTTTCTTCTTTATCTCTCTGGCGAGCCCCTCCTTCACCCTGAGCTCCCTCAAATGATCAAATATGCCAAAGAGGCTGGGCTCGATTTTGTTGGCCTTTCCACCAATGCCACTCTTCTGACGGAAGAAAAGGCCCGTCAGTTGCTGGGATCAGGAATTGACCGGCTTACCATCTCCCTGGATGGGGTAAATAAAGAGACTTACGAGTCGCTAAGAATCGGGGCCAAATTTGATCAGGTTATCAAGAATGTCCAGGGCCTTCTTAAGGTGAGGCAGGAGCTTGTGGCCGGGACCCATATTGAGCTGCAGATTATCAAGATGAAAGAGACGGTGGCTGAAATACCGGATTTTATCAGGAAGTGGCGGGCCCGATTAGATGTGGCGCACGGAGACACGATCAGGATTCAATATTTTGATACCTGGGCCGGTCAGGTCAAAGATAGAAGCGCTTACCTTCCGATGGTGATTGACGGTCAGGAGATAGACCAGCTTCCTTACATCAAGTATGTGGATACCCTGGGGTTTGAAACTAAGCAGAAAAGGCCCTGCGGGCGGTTAAGGCACGCCTTAGACATCTACTGGAACGGAGATGTGGTCCTTTGCTGCCGGGACCTTTTGGGTAAATCTATCTTTGGGAATGTAGACAAAGAAGGAATTATGGGCGTTTGGGAAGGTTCAAGACGTCAAGAGATCCTGGAAGCCGATCTATCTGGTGATTACTCCAGGATCCCTCTCTGTGCCAACTGTCGGGAGAGGCATTTTTATCCCTATCCCTGA